One window from the genome of Eucalyptus grandis isolate ANBG69807.140 chromosome 7, ASM1654582v1, whole genome shotgun sequence encodes:
- the LOC104453395 gene encoding 5'-methylthioadenosine nucleosidase isoform X1: MAPHGDGSGAAEEAAAGGAEKRPVSTIVILIAMQAEALPVVDRFQLVEDQDSLFPKGVPWVRYHGTYKDLNINLISPGKDPSSGVDSIGTISASLVTYASIQALKPDLIINAGTAGGFKAKGASISDVFLASEVAFHDRRIPIPVFDLYGVGLRPAFSTPNLVKELNLKVGKLSTGDSLDMSQQDEATIFANDATIKDMEGAAIAYVADILKVPAIFVKAVTDIVDGDKPTAEEFLQNLATVTAALDQTVCQVVEFMNGKCLSDL, encoded by the exons ATGGCTCCTCACGGCGACGGATCGGGCGCTGCGGAGGAAGCCGCGGCCGGCGGAGCCGAGAAGCGTCCTGTTTCGACCATCGTCATCTTGATCG CTATGCAAGCTGAAGCGCTTCCAGTGGTCGACAGGTTTCAGCTCGTCGAGGATCAGGACTCCTT GTTCCCTAAGGGTGTCCCTTGGGTTCGTTACCATGGTACTTACAAAGACCTGAACATAAATTTGATCTCGCCAGGAAAAGATCCTTCATCTG GGGTCGATAGTATTGGCACAATTTCTGCATCCTTGGTGACTTATGCTTCTATTCAGGCATTGAAGCCTGACCTAATAATAAATGCCGGTACCGCTGGTGGCTTCaag GCTAAAGGAGCAAGCATCAGCGACGTGTTTCTGGCATCTGAGGTTGCTTTCCATGATAGAAGAATACCAATCCCA GTTTTTGATCTGTATGGAGTTGGGTTGCGACCGGCATTTTCAACACCAAATCTTGTAAAAGAGCTCAACTTGAAG GTTGGTAAGCTGTCAACTGGAGACTCTCTGGACATGTCCCAACAAGATGAAGCAACAATCTTTGCAAATGATGCGACAATCAAAGATATGGAg GGTGCAGCTATTGCTTACGTAGCCGATATCTTGAAAGTTCCTGCAATATTCGTAAAAGCAGTGACCGACATTGTGGACGGTGACAAACCGACTGCGGAGGAATTCTTGCAAAATTTGGCAACGGTTACCGCTGCCCTCGATCAGACTGTCTGTCAAGTTGTCGAATTCATGAATGGGAAGTGCCTTTCTGACCTCTGA
- the LOC104453395 gene encoding 5'-methylthioadenosine nucleosidase isoform X2 has translation MVKTEKQSTSRQLESDPKKRELEDGKGKTFCGHWDDRKLACKFPKGVPWVRYHGTYKDLNINLISPGKDPSSGVDSIGTISASLVTYASIQALKPDLIINAGTAGGFKAKGASISDVFLASEVAFHDRRIPIPVFDLYGVGLRPAFSTPNLVKELNLKVGKLSTGDSLDMSQQDEATIFANDATIKDMEGAAIAYVADILKVPAIFVKAVTDIVDGDKPTAEEFLQNLATVTAALDQTVCQVVEFMNGKCLSDL, from the exons ATGGTTAAGACTGAGAAGCAAAGCACCTCGAGGCAATTAgaatctgacccaaaaaaaagggaattagAAGATGGAAAAGGCAAAACCTTTTGTGGGCATTGGGATGATCGGAAACTAGCCTGCAA GTTCCCTAAGGGTGTCCCTTGGGTTCGTTACCATGGTACTTACAAAGACCTGAACATAAATTTGATCTCGCCAGGAAAAGATCCTTCATCTG GGGTCGATAGTATTGGCACAATTTCTGCATCCTTGGTGACTTATGCTTCTATTCAGGCATTGAAGCCTGACCTAATAATAAATGCCGGTACCGCTGGTGGCTTCaag GCTAAAGGAGCAAGCATCAGCGACGTGTTTCTGGCATCTGAGGTTGCTTTCCATGATAGAAGAATACCAATCCCA GTTTTTGATCTGTATGGAGTTGGGTTGCGACCGGCATTTTCAACACCAAATCTTGTAAAAGAGCTCAACTTGAAG GTTGGTAAGCTGTCAACTGGAGACTCTCTGGACATGTCCCAACAAGATGAAGCAACAATCTTTGCAAATGATGCGACAATCAAAGATATGGAg GGTGCAGCTATTGCTTACGTAGCCGATATCTTGAAAGTTCCTGCAATATTCGTAAAAGCAGTGACCGACATTGTGGACGGTGACAAACCGACTGCGGAGGAATTCTTGCAAAATTTGGCAACGGTTACCGCTGCCCTCGATCAGACTGTCTGTCAAGTTGTCGAATTCATGAATGGGAAGTGCCTTTCTGACCTCTGA